Within Neoarius graeffei isolate fNeoGra1 chromosome 21, fNeoGra1.pri, whole genome shotgun sequence, the genomic segment gctggagagcgatggtcttttagactgtaaaacgaataaagcatgtttatccgtcgtgccgggcggacgagcggagggacgacaggagaggggtcgccgaacgggaccgcgcggcgggggagggaggagaaatggaaagtgccactattgtggaaaagaggggcactggataagagaatgtcatgcgaaacagcgagatgagcaggaacgcgagaaactcgtcatgcgcgccggttcaagccccacagggcagagagatcctgcccgcccatagggctgccctcagagcgatgaaaccccgaccgttgctatgttaaatcttttattcagctcccctcttaacgaagatcttcccactattgttttatgcctggcagggactgaatatccttttttactcgacaccggggctaccatgtcctcagtggggagggaatatgcgggtcctttatctacacggtctgtaagctctgtgggaatagaaggggttcctttccattccagttgcacgccccccctttctgttacttgtgcccttgatcctttactgaagttttctcactcctttgtttgcatgcctgattgcccttttaacctgcttggacgggatctcatgagcctcctagggctttctatttctttcagtggttcacacatggttgttgacgcaccagacgacacttcgtcggctgctcttgccctcacctccctttctcttcctcataatcttcttaatgctgcttgtgccgttacccacctcacaccctctctttctgaccttccagcttctctttgggcggaacataaggacgaggtgggctttgttaactgtaccccttacgaggcggtcattaaacactcttcgccagtatatgtaaaacagtaccccctttccccagctaaactgtctggcattgatgatgttctgtgttctctcctagagcaaggtgtggttgttccctgtgtcagcccttataacaccccagtgaatccggtgcagaagcccaacggcacgtggcgtttcacccaggatttgcgtaagattaatgagttaattatcccagtcgccccattagttccagacgttccctctcttatggcctcgattccgtgtgaacatgcgtttttctctgtgattgacctctgttctgcctttttcagcgtccctgtgggctgtgagacgcagcccctgttcgcttttacgcacaggggaaagcagtacacatggaccaggttaccccaaggatatgtcgattcccccgcggtttttacagccgtagtgagggacgccttggccggtttgtgcctcccctcgggctcctccgtgctccagtacgcggatgatcttctggtaacggcggaggacgaggacaTTTGCGCTACAGCTACACTTGCTCTCCTCTcccttctggcgcaagaaggtttcaaggtctcacgaactaagcttcagttctgcctccccactgttcgatatctgggtcacgatctctcccagggctcccgcaggctcagccccgagcgtgtgcaggtcatcctagacactcaggtgcctgccacgaaacacgccctcatggcttttctgggacttatcaattactgccgccagtggattcctgactgttccacctatgacaagtgtctgcgctctgcaattctgcactcggaccctttgactcagcccttggtgtggtctgatgaaatgctgacggccttcagggccctgaagcaggctttatgctcggcccctgctctcggacttccgaattaccgtttgccgtttcatttatatgtgtgcaaccagcagggaactgcgtctggggttttggcgcaggagcacggggggggtatgcggccttgtgcgttcctctctaaaactcttgattctgtggcacagggtctccctgcttgcctcagggcggtggctgcatgtgctgtcatggtcacggacgctgaacggctggttttgtctcacccgctcgttctccacacctcacatgatgtagtgcacgttttaaagaacctcagtacccagcatttatctgcgcagcgtcgctctggatacgagtctattcttttggccaccgaaaaccttactgttaagccctcctcctcctttgattctctcgcgcacgcgcttcagcgcctcctcaattcgcaggatgattttcttccttctgaaacacacgactgcatttctagcattcttttcgagacaagtatccgccccgacttacgctccaccccgttactttcaggtgattcgctgtttgtggacggctcgtgctcacgcccctctgacggcgttttcgtgtgtggttattctgtgtgccgccttcctgatgaaactgttgaagctttttctcttcctttctcctcggctcaggctgccgaactatacgctctaacccgtgcatgtgttattgcccaggacacagacgtcactatctacactgattcacgctacgctttcggcgttgctcatgactttggtcggatttgggcttcgcgtgggttcaccactgcagacggtaagcccatttctcattcttcgcttgttactgatcttattacagcgtgtcttctcccgcgctctttagccattgttaagactcgtgctcattgtattggggactcttttgagatcaggggaaactctctcgccgatcgcattgccaaagccgcggctgcctccggtgtttttccgccttcgcttactctctccctggtctcatccagccgtatgattagtgccgttcttccggacattgacttgatctccctccaggcctccgcttcggcctcagacaaccatttctgggactcatgcggcgcgcagccgtctgacggcgttcggatcgatgctcagggccgtctttgtttacctcgtcactgtactccctttctcgtccgcgagtttcatggtcccactcaccgcggccgaagaggggtagtggaggatttatccaaaatattttgtattGACAAAATACACActgatgtacatcacattctagacagatgtttaacgtgcgcccagaataatccatctaaaccaggcgcggtacatcagcaccttcccatacctgacacgccgttccaggaatggcagattgactttactcacatgccaaaacagggcccctttaagtatctcttggtcatggtcgacaaattttcacgatgggtggaggctttcccttgcgggaaagaagacgctcgcacggcggtaaacaaattgacgcaagaaatcattccgcgttatggtctcccggtagggatagactctgacaaaggtacgccgttcacctctaaggtgacacaagaactgtgtaaagacttaaagatccattggcgtttccacatcccgtaccatccacaatcctccggcattgtggagcgcgcaaacagaacaatcaagggtaagctgcgtaaagccatgcaagaagctggtactaaaaattgggtacaagttttgcctttagttctcgctgacatgcgaatgaccgctcaagtggccctcgacaacctgtctccgtacgagctcgtgatgggccggccttttcctacaccctggcgcagaggtatgcaggctataggaacgagtgatcttgatgtacatctcagtgagtacgccgtgggtctcatgcgggtgttggatgagtactggacgagactaaattccaaaaagcctcccattcctgaggcacccactcacccctttgaggtaggggataaagtgttggtaaagaaattcgctaaattaggcactcctctagaggaaccaccctacagtgaacccacggatgtgctcgctgtaactcgaacggctgtactaactgacctttttccacagtggattcatgccagtcgaataaagaaggctccaatgtaatagaaatctatattgttgatgcttaacaggtttttgtgtttcagaaagttgctgtgacaatagctgacggccttttcagggatcccctttccagcatccggagtgatccggtttcggctgatctacaaagaggggatggtcggtgcgtcccgcagacttctgaactgaggaatctggaagacacgtgagcctgggctaccttcaatcATCTACATCccgtggacacagaaagaacaaaagtcagtgaccagtatgactttccttctggtattggtcttagcgcttggagcagggaatcccgctcaagccagccacgaggacaacgttttttggcaatttgccaactggactgctaaacaacatactaatgaATCATGTTATGTCTGTCATTTAATGCCTGTGAGCTCAGCATCTGTGTCTCTCGCTCCTAGGTCGCAGAACGGCTCGTTTGGCGCCTTACAACAGTTAGCTCGCTCATGTTTAACTTTGGTGTGTCTGGGAGGGTATACAGTTAAT encodes:
- the LOC132869685 gene encoding protein NYNRIN-like — protein: MAFLGLINYCRQWIPDCSTYDKCLRSAILHSDPLTQPLVWSDEMLTAFRALKQALCSAPALGLPNYRLPFHLYVCNQQGTASGVLAQEHGGGMRPCAFLSKTLDSVAQGLPACLRAVAACAVMVTDAERLVLSHPLVLHTSHDVVHVLKNLSTQHLSAQRRSGYESILLATENLTVKPSSSFDSLAHALQRLLNSQDDFLPSETHDCISSILFETSIRPDLRSTPLLSGDSLFVDGSCSRPSDGVFVCGYSVCRLPDETVEAFSLPFSSAQAAELYALTRACVIAQDTDVTIYTDSRYAFGVAHDFGRIWASRGFTTADGIPFPASGVIRFRLIYKEGMVGASRRLLN